A window of Limosilactobacillus reuteri genomic DNA:
TGGTACACATTTGGAATGATCGTCGGTGGTTTAGGATTAATCTGGATGACCTTTGTAACAACTAAGACTACTTCAATCATTGCAATGATCATGTTTGGAATTGGTAACTTTAGTATCAACACGATTCCATTTACCCTCCTTACTTCATCTTTGAACGGGAAAAATGAAGGGGCTTACCTTGGACTCTTCAATGTTGGGATCTGTGTTCCACAAATTGTTGCATCGTTATGTAGCTTCTTCCTCTTCCCACTTGTTGGTCACAATCAACCAATGATGCTTTTGCTTGGTGGAATCTCCCTCCTTATTGGGGCATTTGCAGTGCAAGCAATCCATGAGGGGGTAACTGTTAAAGAAGCATAGAACTAATCAAATCTCTCCTTAAATATAAATGGTTAAAGTAAAAGCGGGGCTGGAAATTTATCCGGTCTCGCTTTTACTAGTGCGCCCGGCATGGGTATTAGCTAGGTGGTGAAAGTCCGCTATGGGCCGTAGTAGTCGGAACCATGAGCTGAGGACAAGGGTGTCCACCGTGAGGTGGAATCTGAAGGAAGTCTAAGGCAAAGTACTGCATCGATGAACAAGAAGTAGCTATAAGGCTGAAATTAACTGGATAAGGCTGCTAGACAAGTTGAAGTCCAATACTACTCGAAATTGGTTTCAGTAAAGCTAACGATGACATGGTACGAAAGCTAATATTCTTACCCGGGGAGATCTGGCCTACACGTTTCCGACAAGAGGAATAAGTTTAATTTCCACAGAAACAAGCGATGCAGTGATGCAGTGTTGAGTAAGCCAGAAGTCAGCCGAGGTCATAGTAGTTTGAATAATCGGATGAAGGACTGAACGACAATAACTTGTAACTTATATCGGAGGTGTAATCAGGTGCGACAATCGCAGAAAACAGAACAACAAGCTGACCGCTTGTCGAGGATAGGTTTGGAAAACCGAAAGTACACAAGGGCGCGTAGTACCGATTATGGTGAAGGTAAAGGTATGAGTGTCACTATCCAAGACTTAGTCTTGGATCGCAATAACCTTAATCAGGCTTATTTGCGAGTTAAGAGAAACAAAGGGGCAGCAGGCATTGATGGTATGACAGTCAATGACCTTTTGCCATATCTCAGAGAAAATAAGACGGAACTGATCGCTAGTTTGCGTGAGGGCAAGTATAAACCAGCTCCAGTCAAACGGGTAGAAATTCCGAAGCCTAATGGTGGAGTAAGAAGACTTGGAATACCAACGGTGGTGGACCGAATGGTTCAACAAGCTGTAGCCCAAATTCTTACGCCTATCTTTGAGCGTGTTTTCTCTGATAATAGCTTTGGCTTCCGTCCCCACCGTGGGGCCCATGACGCTATTTCGAAAGTAGTAGATCTTTATAATCAAGGTTATCGAAGAGTTGTCGACTTAGACCTAAAAGCCTATTTTGATAACGTTAATCATGACTTGATGATTAAGTATCTCCAACAATATATTGATGACCCATGGACACTAAGACTCATTCGTAAGTTTCTAACTAGCGGAGTCTTAGACCATGGGCTTTTCGCTAAGAGTGAAAAAGGAACCCCATAAGGAGGGCCATTGTCACCACTACTGGCGAACATCTATCTAAATGAGTTGGACAAAGAGTTGACTAGACGTGGTCACCACTTTGTGCGCTATGCGGATGATTGTAACATCTATGTTAAAAGTCAACGAGCCGGAGAACGAGTAATGCGAAGCATTACCCAGTTTCTAGAAAAGCGCTTGAAAGTTAAAGTGAACCCAGATAAAACCAAAGTCGGTAGCCCGCTACGGTTGAAGTTTCTTGGCTTTTCGTTGGGTATAGACCACATTGGGGCCTACGCCCGTCCAGCTAAACAATCGCAACAACGAGTAAAGAAAGCACTGAAGTTATTAACTAAACGTAATCGTGGAATATCTCTGACAAGAATGTTTGAAGAAATTCATCGAAAAATGCGTGGGTGGCTTCAGTACTACTCAATTGGGAAACTAACTAACTTTATTCAACGCCTTGACAAGTGGTTGAGGGTCCGAATAAGGCAGTATATTTGGAAGCAATGGAAAAAGTTTAAAACTAAGGTAACTAACTTACAGAAGTTGGGGCTGTCCCAGCATGATGCATATGTCTTCGCTAGTACCCGAAAGGGCTACTGGCGAACTGCACATAGTAAGACCTTGAGCTATTCTCTAACTAATAGAAAACTGGAACAACTCGGACTTATGAATATGTCCAAGACGCTCCAGTCAATTCAATGTGATTAAGTTGTCGAACCGCCGTATACGGAACCGTACGTACGGTGGTGTGAGAGGTCGATAATTGAACTAATCAATTATCTCCTACTCGATTCTATTTAATTGTGATGGCTTCCAAAGATTGATCTTCTTTAACGTGCAGCAACGCATTGACTGTATCAAGTGAGGTCATCAGTGGTACGTTTTGCGCGATTGTACTTTGGCGGATCTGAAAGCCAAGTGAATCTTGTTCATAATCATGGCGCATGGTGTTGATAACAAGGTCGATCTGCCCGGCTTTTAGGAGGTAGTCGAGTTCATCGATATTGGATATTTCTTGATGGACGTGAATTCCGTTATCCTTAAAGTGCGATGTTATTTGTGGGGTAGTGAAAATTTGGTAGCCAATTTGAGCAAACCGTTTTGCTAGTGGGATAACGTCTTCTTCATCCTCATTTTCAATCGTAAAGAGAATTTTACCATCGTTAGGGACTTGAATATGTGCGCCAGAAAAGGCCTTATGAAGTGCTTTTACATAGGTAGTATCTGTACCCATCACTTCGCCTGTCGATTTCATTTCTGGACTGAGGTAAGAATCAACGTTCGCTAGCTTGTTAAAACTAAAGACGGGAGCTTTAACATGAATAGTTTGTGGCTCTGGGTAAAGCCCGTTAGTAAAGCCTTGATCAGCAAGGGACTGTCCAAGGATAACTTTGGTAGCAACTTGGGCCATTTCGATTCCTGTAATCTTGCTGAGGAATGGCACTGTCCGACTAGCTCGCGGATTAACTTCAAGGATGTACACCCCATGATTATGAACAATAAATTGGATATTCATGATGCCAATACATTTAAGCGCAACCGCTAATTTTTCGGTGGCAGTAACGATTTGTTGTTTAATGTCGTCATCAAAATGTTGTGGAGGATAAACTGCCATTGAATCTCCTGAGTGAACGCCCGCGTGTTCAATATGTTCCATTATTCCGGGGATAAGGACGTCCTTCCCATCACAAATTGCGTCTACTTCACATTCCCGTCCTTCAAGGTAGGCATCAATTAAAATGGGATGATCAGCAGTAATGGAGGCGTTTTGTTGAAGGTATTGTTCCAGTTCTTCTTGATTATAAACAGTCTCCATGGCCTTGCCACCGAGAACATAACTTGGACGAATGAGAACGGGATAGCCGATTTTTTCAGCCTCTTTGATAACGGCAGAGTGAGTAGTCGCGGTTAAACCGATTGGCTGCTTAAGATTTAGATCAGTAATAACTTTATCGAATACTTCTCGATCTTCCGCGGCATCAAGATCGTCAACGGTTGTTCCAAGAATATTAACCCCATTTTTAGCAAGACCTTCTGCTAAATTAATCGCTGTTTGTCCACCGAATTGAACAATCACGCCCACTGGTTGTTCGAGATCAACCACGTTTAGGACATCTTCAAGCGTGAGGGGCTCGAAATAGAGTTTATCGGAAACCGAGAAATCTGTTGAAACGGTTTCTGGATTCGAATTGATGACAATTGCTTCGTAGCCAGCCCGTTGAATTGCCTTAACGCTGTGAACGGTCGCATAGTCAAACTCGACTCCTTGACCAATCCGGATTGGCCCTGAACCAATGACAAGGATCGATGGTTTCTTTGTTCGTTGGCTTTCGTTTTCATGGTCATATGCACTGTAGAAATAAGGGGTTGAAGAAGCAAATTCAGCAGCACAGGTATCAATCATCTTATACACGGGGAGAACTTCATTTTGTTTTCGGAATTCCCGAACTTCTTGTGAGGAAGTATGCCAAAGGCGGGCAATTGTTGCATCGCTAAACCCGTATTTCTTGCCAGTCATCAGTGTTTCTGCATCAAATGGCTTGGTACTAAGATCGTCTTCGAGTTCCACCAAGTGTTTGACGATATCGAGGAAATAGGGGGAAATCTTAGTTAAGTCATGAGTTTGCTGAAGAGAGTATCCACGCCGAAATGCTTCTGCTAAATAAAATAACCGATCATCTTGGGGATAACGTAACTTCTTTTCAAGCATATCTGTTGGCGCATGATGAACTTCCGCTGAAAAAAGGTCTTTTTCATCGATTTCGAGTGAACGAACAGCCTTATGGAGAGCTTCCTCAGCTGTCCGACCAATTGCCATTACTTCTCCCGTGGCTTTCATCTGGCTGCCCAGGTGTCGATCAGCCTGAGTAAACTTATCAAACGGCCAGCGGGGAATTTTGCAGACAACATAGTCAAGTGCCGGTTCAAATTCAGCAAAAGTTGCCTTGGTAACGGGATTCTTAATTTCATCAAGGGTAAGGCCAACCGCAATTTTAGCAGCCATTTTAGCGATTGGATAACCCGTTGCCTTTGAAGCGAGGGCAGACGAACGGGAAACTCGTGGATTAACTTCGATAACGTTATACTGGAAACTTTGCGGATCAAGAGCTAGTTGGACGTTACATCCCCCTTCGATTTTGAGGGCACGGATCAACTTGAGCGCGCAATCACGGAGCATCTGGTATTCGCGGTCGCTAAGGGTCTGATTAGGGGCAAATACGATGGAGTCACCGGTATGAATTCCCACTGGGTCAAAGTTTTCCATACAACAAACGACCATTACATTGTCAGCTGCATCCCGCATTACTTCAAACTCGATTTCCTTATAACCAGCGATTGACTTTTCAATTAAACATTGGGTGACGGGGGATAATTCCAAGCCATTCTTGGCAACAGTACGCATTTCTGCATCATTATGGCAGATCCCACCGCCTGTACCACCCATGGTAAAGGCGGGACGGACGATTACTGGATATCCACATTGGTGTGCGAATTCGACTGCTTCATCAACAGTATTAACTGTCTGCGAGGCGGGAACAGGTTCACCAAGTTCATTCATTAATTCCTTAAATTTTTCTCGGTCTTCTGCTTCATCAATCGAATCCAGCTTAGTTCCGAGAAGTTCAATCCCTAATTCATCGAGGAGACCAGTTTTAGATAAGGAGACAGCTAAATTGAGGCCGATTTGTCCGCCAAGGGTTGGTAAAATTGCATCGGGATATTCTTGACGGATAATTTGAGAGAGGGAGTCAACCGTTAATGGTTCGATGTAGACATGATCAGCAATTTCCCTGTCAGTCATGATTGTTGCTGGATTAGAATTAACAAGAACAGTTTCGTATCCTTCTTCGCGGAGGGCGAGACAAGCCTGCGTGCCGGAATAATCAAATTCAGCTGCTTGACCAATAATAATAGGACCAGACCCGATAACGAGAATTTTATGAATATCGGTTCGTTTAGGCATAGGCGAGGACCTCCTTATTACTGTCAATTAATGCCATGAATTTATCAAAAAGCTGTTCAGCATCGTGGGGCCCTGGCGCAGCGTCTGGATGGAACTGAACGGAAAATGCAGGATACTTTGAATGCTGGAGTCCTTCAACCGTGCCATCGTTCACTTCAAGGTGGGTGATTTGGAGGTCGGTATCATCAATAGAGGATGGATCAACTGCAAAACCGTGATTTTGGGAGGTGAATGCGATCTTTCCCGTTTGGAGATTACGGACGGGATGGTTAAAACCACGGTGGCCAAATTTCATCTTATAAGTTTTAGCACCATTAGCTAGGGCAAAGATTTGATGGCCCATGCAAATGCCGAAAATTGGCACATGTTTTTCTAATTCTGCGACAGTTTCCGCAATAGTTGTCATTTCAAGTGGATCACCAGGGCCGTTCGAAAGGAGAATGCCGTCTGGATTGAACGCCATTATTTCACTGATCGAGGCGTTATAAGGAAGAACAATTGCATTGCAGTTTCTTTTATTTAATTCACGGAGAATGCTATTTTTCATTCCGAAGTCAAGAACAACAACAGTTCGCTTAGTTCCCGGATTAGCGTAGGATTCCTTAGTAGATACTTTGCTAATAATGTTCTGGGTTGGCGAAGTTTGTTTTAACTGTTCAAGCTTATCTTTGATATCGGTAACATTATCGGTCATGATTCCGCGTAATGTTCCATATTGACGAAGCTTACGGACTAGTTCACGTGTATCAATTCCTTGGAGGCCAGGAATTTGGTGCTTTGCTAAGAAATTAGGGAGCGAGTCAGTCATACGCCAGTTGCTGGGAACACGAGCGACATGATGACAAATTACGCCCTTGATTTGAGGATATAATGTTTCGTTATCTTCACTATTAATCCCATAGTTGCCGATGAGGGGATTGGTAAAGACTAAAATTTGATTGGCAAATGATTCATCGGTTATTGCTTCTTGATAGCCGACCATCCCTGTTGTGAAGACAACCTCACCAAGAGTTGCCTTGGTAGCGCCAAAACCTTCGCCGGTATAGACAGTACCATCTTCTAGAATTAAATATCGTTTCATGAGTTTCATCCTTTCTTGCAAAACCCTTCCGCTGATCACATAAACTAGTTGCACGTTGTAAAAAAGTTTAATAAAAAACGCTTAAACCATTGGTAATGGGCTTAAGCGTATACGAAGAATTGAATATATATGTATAATTCAATGTTAGTAATACAACGCTGCCCTTGTTAGCCTCACGGGACCAAATTAAAGGATAATGATTGATACTAAACTACTGTAATTTTATGCTTTTGTCAAGTTTTTAATGAATTTTTATTCAAAAATATGTTTATTATAAACAAAAACTGCATAAAGACTTTTAGGTATTATAACAAATCTTATTTAAAAGGCAGATTGTAAAATTTGAGTTGAACATTTAAGTGGACAGAAAAACCCATCAAGGTCTTTAATGGTGTTACCACAACATTCCATTAGAAAGAAGGACCTTAATGGGCACCACTATTTTATCATTCCAGAACCGCATTGTCATTGAAACGCTTCATAATGAAGGACGTTCCTTACGATACATCGCTAATTACTTAGGCTTTAGTAAAACCACAGTCTTTAACGAACTTCACCGGCTCAACGGTGAGTATCAAGCTGAACTAGCGCAAACTGACTTTGAACGCAAGGTTAGTCAACGGGGGCGGAAGTCTTCACTCACTAAAAGCCTTAAGCACTTGATTGAGGAAAAGATTCAAGTCCAGAAGTGGTCCCCTGAACAAGTTGCCCATGTAGTTGGGATTGCCTACAAGACGGTCTATAACTGGATTGATCAAGGATGGCTTGATGTACAGTTACCCGATTTGCCTGATCATGGAATTCGTCGTCATCGTGCTAAAGAAAAGCGTGGTACGTTCAGTCACGGCCGCTCCATTGAGGAGCGTCCTCATAAAGTCGAAACTCCCCAAGAATTCGGCCACTTTGAAGCTGATACCGTACTTTCTGGCAAACGTAAAGGTCAAGCTGTGGCGACTTTTGTGGAGCGTAAGAGTCGCCTGACAATTGTTAAACGGCTCCATGGTCGCGACAGTCAGTCCATGACTCAAGCCGTACTTGAACTAGCTAGTCAACTTCAAGACAAGCTCAAGACGCTTACCGTGGATCATGGGAAAGAGTTCGCTAACTATCAGGCAATTGAACAGCTAACAGGTACTCAGGTTTATTTTGCCCATGCTTATTCACCACATGAACGCGGTAGTAATGAGAACCGTAACCGAGTTTTGCGACGGTTTATTCCCAAGGGACAAGCCATTGAAGAGCTGAGCGATCGCCAGCTGGTTCAAATCAATTGGTATCTGAATTCCCGACCAATTAAATGTCTTAACTGGCACACACCAATCGAGATCTTCTTGCTTAATCTACGTCACTAAATTCGTTCAAGTTATTTCTTGCAATCTGCCAAAATAAAAGTAGAGTCTGCAAATTTTGTCTGCAAACGCTACTTTTTTAGAATAATTAGGCTTGGTAAGTTTCCTTGATAAAGAGAACTGAAATTGCACCTAGGAGGGCAGAAATACCAGTAACAAGCATCATGTTGACTTGGGAACTACCAAGTAATGGGAAGAGACCAAAACTAAGTAGTGAGGCAACCATTTGTGGTACACAGATTGAACCATTAAATAGGCCAAGGTAAGTACCCATGTGTTTACCAGATAAGGCATTTGTAACCATTGTTAATGGGTAGGTGTTCATTGAAGCCCAAGCAATTCCGATCAAAACGAAGGAGAAGATAAGGGCGTTTTGTGAATGGATAAAGAAGATTGATGTGTATCCAATGGCCCCGAGCAAAAGGCTGAAAGCATAGCCAGCTTTGTGGTGGTTATTAGGAACTTTAGCCAGAACATATGACCATACAACTGCCGCAATTGATTGAACAGCGGTCATAACACCGTACCAGTTACCGGCAGCTTGGTAGGCAGCTGAAGAAGCATCAGTTGTTAACCAAACGTTCTTAGCGATGGCCCCAACCGCATAAGTTGAAAGGTATTGGAAAGAGAACCAGCAGAAGAATTGAACTAATGCGACATTCCAAAATACCCGTGGAGCATGCTTTAAGAGGGTAAACCAGTTTCCACCTTTTTTATTGTCTTCCTCTGAAATGCCATGGTAACGAGCATAAGTTGCGGGATCATATTCGTGAACCCGGAAGATAGTAAAGAGACAGGTGATGACTAAAATAACAGCGCCAACGTAGAACGAAATTACAACTGATTGAGGAACAACACCCTTTTTAGCAGTGTTTGATACACCCCACCATGTCAAAAGGAATGGGAAAATGGCTGCTAAAACGGCACCGGTATTACAGATTAAACTTTGAATCCCGTATGCATAACTCTTTTGATCATCATTAACCATATCACCAACCATCATCTTAAATGGCTGCATCGCCATATTTGATGAAAGATCAAGGAAGGCGACGGTAATAGCCCCAAACCAGAGGGCTGCTAACGAACTGTATCCAAATCCAAAACTTCCTGAATTAGGCAGTAAAATCATAACGATGACGGCAATGACCATCCCGATTAACAGGTAGGGGAGACGCCGACCACCAAGTTTTGGCGCCCATGTTCGGTCAGAATAATAACCAATGATTGGCTGCACGATCAATCCTGCAAGTGGTGGCAGTAAGAAGAACCATCCCAAATTATTAGGATTAGCACCAATTGTTTGGAAGATCCGGCTCATTTGCGAACCTTGTAACGTAAAGGCGACTTGAACACCAAGGAAACCAAAGTTAATCATCCAGATAGTACTCTTTGGTAAAATTGGCAATCCACTCGTCGAAGTTTCTTGGTCTTGGTTAAGTACAACAGACTCATCTTGACTCATGAAAAACAACTCCTAACGAAAAAATGTATAAAATAATTGCAATTTGAGCTTATGTAATCTCTTACACGAATAATATAACAAACTTATTTCTTTTTTGCCTAGGAGTCTTACGCTATTTCGCGGTGTGATATGGATTGAGATAAATTGTGAGTCATCATCGTTCAATAGGCTCCTAACTGCGATGAGTCCCATTTGATAAAAGTCCTGAGTTACGCTTGTAATAGTTGGGATGGTAATGTCACAAAGAAAAGTCCCATCGATACTAATAAATGATAGGTCTTTTGGAATATTAAGGCCAAGCAAATGAGCCTCTCTGATCATGCCCACAGCCACCATATTGCTAGCGGTGATGATCGCATCAAGATCCTTATTCATTAGTGTTTTGAGCATATTTTGTTGAGGGCCAAAACTGTAATCGCCATATTCAACCGAGTCCATCCGCGGTATCAATCCGTGTTCAGTCATTGCCCGTTGGTAGCCGTGGAGTCGCTGCTTTCCGGTTGAGGAACGATCAATACCCGCTAACCCAATTCGGGAATGACCGCGTTCAATTAAATAATTAGTGGCTAAATAACCAATTTTCTCGTTATTTGAACTTGTAAATTTAAATCCAGTATACCGGGGATCAGCTTCGTCATAGACCGATACTAATCGGCAAGGGGTACTGCTTTCGCGTAAGGTACGAGCAGCTTGTTCATCGAGGGAGGTTGCAACCAACAGAATGCCGGCAACATGTCGTTCGAGGGCAACGCTAATTGCTTGATTAAGCAATCGAGCGTCGTGATTCCCAGCATAAAGAATGAACATCTGGTACCCTGCTTTGTCCGTCTCTGCTTGGATAGCGGCGATAATATCATTTGAAAAATTTGTTTGAGTATTATTTAAGATAACGGCAATTAACATACTGCTGTTAGCAGCTAGTTCAGCCGCTGCAAGGTTTTTCTTGTATCCTAAGTCTTTAGCGATTGCTTCAATCTTAGCCGCTGTTTCGGGACGGTAGGATTTCGCCTTTTTGGATAAAACACGAGAAACGGTGGCCGTTGAAACATGGGCTCGTTGAGCAATATCTTTAATTGTTGGCTTCATAATCGGGCTTCCTTTATTATTTTCCTTATTAAATCTATTATAAGAAAATAACAGCTCTTTGTAAACGTTTTCAAATGGGGCTTAATTATTATTTAAAACAAAAATAAGCCGAAAGAAAATTCCTTTCAGCCTACCTAGTTACTATTTATTTCCGTTTCGTAAGGATAATTTTACAACTGCTTCACAGCGAGCCGTTTGGGGCATCATGTCAATTGGTTGAATGTAGTCAACGTGATAGACACTAGTTAACCGCCGTAAGTTCCGAGCGAGAGAAGCCATGCCACATGAGACGTAGGCAAACTTTCGCGGCTTAACTTTTAAGATTTGCTTGATTAATTGGTCATCTAACCCTGTTCGCGGAGGATCAACAACAAGGGCATCAAAGTTGAGTCCTTCCTTTTGCCAGCGGGGAAGAACTTCTTCTGCTTTGCCAACTTCATATTTAGCATTAGCAATATTATTTAGCTTGGCATTTTCGTTAGCATCGGCAACTGCCTCGGGGATGATTTCCATTCCGCGAACAGCTTTCACCCGTGATGCAAGGGAAAGACCGATTGTCCCGATTCCAGCATATGCATCGATTAAGGTATCATCCTTGTCCAATTCAAGGGCTTTAGAAGCTTCTTCGTACAATACCTCTGTTTGTTCAGGATTTAGTTGTAAGAATGAACGGGCTGAGAGTTTAAAATCAAGTCCCATCAAGCTTTCCAGAATTGAATCTTTTCCAGCGAGATGGATCATTTTATCACCCCAAACTAAGGGTGTATCACCTGGGTTAACGTTTTGCATAACTGAAACAACTGCCGGTAGTTCTTTTTCAATGCGTTCAAGCAGTTCGCGTTTGTGAGGAAGTTTAGCAGAATTAGTAATGAAGGTTAATTGGACTTCCCCGGTTGACCATGATTCACGAACTGCTAAGGTCTTAATGATGCCGCTATTGTGCTTTTTGTCATAAACTGGAATCTGCAAGTCTTCGATCATCTTCGTAACGGCTCGGACCGTCTCCATTGTCCGGGGCATTTGAACAGCACAAGTCTCCATATCAACAAGGGTATGACTGTTTGGTTGGTAAAGACCGGCCGCTACTTTGCCATTAACCATCCGCACCTGGAATTGGGCCTTGTTACGGTAACCGTATTCTTCAGGGGCTGCAATAGTTGGGCGAACATCGTAATTACGGTAGCCGTATGGTTGAAATTTTTCGAGACTATCGATGATTACTTGCCGTTTAAACTTTAATTGTTGTTGGTAAGCGAGGTTTTCAAGTTCAAAACCACCAGCGATATCAGCGTACTCATCTCGTGGCGTTACCCGATCCCGACTCTTCTTCCGGATCCGGTGAATTTTAGCTTCAAGATAGCGTGGGAGAACGCGTGTAACTTCAGCGACTACGACTTCATTTGGCAGGGCACCAGGGACAAAACATACCTTGTGCTTATAGTAGCCGATCCCGTGTCCGTTAACGCCTAGGCGACGAATTGTGAGTGGAAAACGTTTCCCAACCCATACCTCAACATCTTGTTCATGTTGTTTAGTTTGTGTCATATTATTTCTCCGTTCTATTAATTCAATGTGTTTAATATTTTAGCACATCTCCAAATACTACTGGATAAATATGTCGGGGATGAAGAATCGCGTAATTAATTCTCAGAATGATAACTTAGTCCAACTTATAATCAATTGTTATGGAAATAGTCAATTAAATGTGCATATTACTAATAATATGTTTTTTGAACGAGTAAAATATAGTAGAATAACAATGTGAAATGTTGCATAAATAACTTAAAGGAAGTGACACGTATGAAAATTGCTGCAATTGCCGGGTCAAATGCTAATTATTCATACAACCGGATGTTATTAGAATTTATTGCCCGTCATTTTAGTGATGATGATATTGATGTGATTGATATTCGTCAAGTGCCAATGTTTAATGAAAATTATAAAGGAAAGATTCCTGAGGTTGTTGCTGATATTGATCGTCGTGTTTCAAGCGCCGACGCTGTTATTATTGCCAGCCCAGAATACAACCACTCTGTTACCTCTGCTTTAAAGAGTGTAATTGAATGGCTTTCCTATGAAGTTCACCCATTAGAAAATAAGCCAGTCATGATCATTGGTGCTTCTACCCATGACCAAGGCTCATCCCGTTCTCAAGTTCAATTACGAGATATTTTGATATCACCAGGTGTTAATGCTTATATTTTCCAAAACGAAGAGTTCTTTATGAGTGATGCCGCTCATATCATTGATAAAGATGGTGACATCACGAACGAAACGACTATTCATTTCTTAGAAAAATGTATGCGTGAATTCAAACACTACGCCAAGGCAATCAATCGGATGGTTGCTGAAAAGAAGGAGGCAAACAAGTAATGAAAATCCTTGCTTTAGTTGGAACTAATGCCAATTTCTCATATAACCGGATTTTGCTTAAATACATGAAAAAGCACTTCTGTCAAATGGCTGATATTGAAATTGCTGAAATTAGCCAATTGCCACCATTTAGCGTTGATAC
This region includes:
- a CDS encoding NADPH-dependent FMN reductase, producing the protein MKIAAIAGSNANYSYNRMLLEFIARHFSDDDIDVIDIRQVPMFNENYKGKIPEVVADIDRRVSSADAVIIASPEYNHSVTSALKSVIEWLSYEVHPLENKPVMIIGASTHDQGSSRSQVQLRDILISPGVNAYIFQNEEFFMSDAAHIIDKDGDITNETTIHFLEKCMREFKHYAKAINRMVAEKKEANK
- the rlmD gene encoding 23S rRNA (uracil(1939)-C(5))-methyltransferase RlmD: MTQTKQHEQDVEVWVGKRFPLTIRRLGVNGHGIGYYKHKVCFVPGALPNEVVVAEVTRVLPRYLEAKIHRIRKKSRDRVTPRDEYADIAGGFELENLAYQQQLKFKRQVIIDSLEKFQPYGYRNYDVRPTIAAPEEYGYRNKAQFQVRMVNGKVAAGLYQPNSHTLVDMETCAVQMPRTMETVRAVTKMIEDLQIPVYDKKHNSGIIKTLAVRESWSTGEVQLTFITNSAKLPHKRELLERIEKELPAVVSVMQNVNPGDTPLVWGDKMIHLAGKDSILESLMGLDFKLSARSFLQLNPEQTEVLYEEASKALELDKDDTLIDAYAGIGTIGLSLASRVKAVRGMEIIPEAVADANENAKLNNIANAKYEVGKAEEVLPRWQKEGLNFDALVVDPPRTGLDDQLIKQILKVKPRKFAYVSCGMASLARNLRRLTSVYHVDYIQPIDMMPQTARCEAVVKLSLRNGNK